The following is a genomic window from Azospirillum ramasamyi.
TCTGGCGCTCCAGGAACTGGGCCGCATCGAGCGCACACTTTTCATGATCGATTGGTTGGAAACGCCCGAACTCAGGAGGAGCTGTCACATCGGGCTGAACAAAGGGGAGCAGCGTCACGCCCTGGCCCAGGCGATCTGCACCTTCAAGCAGGGCCGGATCGCCGACCGCGGGTCCGAGGCCCAGCAGTACCGCGCCTCGGGACTGAATCTGCTTATTGCCGCGATCGTCCACTGGAACTCGACCTACATGGCCGACGCGGTGACCCACCTGCGCGCCATCGGCGAAATCGTGCCGGACGACCTGCTCGTCCACACCTCACCGGTTGGCTGGGAGCACATCAGCCTGTCCGGTGATTTCCTGTGGGACCGCGCGGCAGCCATACCGATGGGAAGACGGCCACTCAACCTGGGACGTCGCCGCCATGCTGCCTGAAAGCCGCGTTCCCGATCCGTTCGACCTTAGCGTTGTCTACCGAACAAATGTCGCGATGTCCTCCAGATGGTCGAATTGGGACAGATCGTTGCAGTCTTGGCGTGGTTTCCTGCCCGCTCTATGTCGTGACCTCAGCGCGCAGCTCGCGCCGGGTACCGGTATCATCACCCAAGCGCCTGAAAGGAACCGGGAGACGGATCGGCGCGACAGCTGTGCACGGTCCGCGACAACGCGGTCTATAGACGGCGGGCAGCGATGATCGACCGCGTCGCGGTTGCGGTCAGAACTCTTCTACCAGCACGTTCCGATCGCCACCGTCCTCCCTGTTCAGCCGATCCATCAGCGCCTGCATCCCGACGGCAAGGTACGCCCGGTGGACGCACACCCCCATGATAAGTTGTGGGGCAATCCTCTCCCGGACCTGGACCTCTGCATCGGAGCGCGTCGGGACGTGCGGTGCGATGCCCTTCTCCGTGCGATAGGATCCTCCTTCGAAAAAGGCGGTGGGTGCCTTGTCCTCGAACATTGTATCGAAGCCCCATGGACCACCCCGGAACTTGCTGTTCCCCGTCAAATCCTTGTGCGCCGCATTGCGAAAGCAGAAGCGGCAGTTGTGGGTCCAGAGAACGCTGGGCTGGAAGAAGATAACTGCCCAGACAGCCCGAGGGTAGTCCCTCCGCTTCCTGTCGAGCATGGCATAGGCGATGCCGGAAACGGACAACGAACTGGCCCCCATATCGCCGTCGAGCCGCCAATGGTCGGTCCCGATGGCCTTGAGGCCGCGCTCATCAAGCTCCACCCGCGAGAGGAGACCGTGCTCGACGATCCCCTCCAGGTTCTGGATGTTGGTAAAGTGCGCGAGCCAGGGAATGCCGCGCTCCATCACTCTCTTCTTAATCTCGTCCCTGCAACCCACGCCGTCCCCTCTTCCGGGTCGATGCAAGATGGCGATGAAAAGGGTGCTTGCGGCGCCGTTGCAAAATCATAACGGCCCTGTCACCCATTTCCCGGTCCGTCCCGGAGGCGCGCCAGGGCCGGGGCGGTGCCGAAGACCATCAGCAGCACGGACGGGCGGCTCAGCGCGACGTAGATGAGCTCCGGTTCGGTAAGCTCCTCGACGTCGCACAGCATGATCACCGGCCGGTCGAGGCCCTTGAAGCGGCGCACCGTGTCGAAGACGACGCCGTCGTCCGGATCGCCACCCGCGGGACCGCAGCGGAGCCCGCCGATAGTGCCACCGGAGCACAGCGGATGGCCGTCCGTCCGGGCCGCCGTGAGGACGGCGATCTGCGCCGGAGGGATCCGCTGCCGCCCGGCAAGATCGGCGAGCGCACTTCTGACGCGGGCGGGGACGTCCTCGCGCCGCTTGACCTCCACCCATTCGACCGGCATTCCGTCGGGTCCGGCGGAGCGCGTGGCCCTTCCCTTGTACCAGGGCTTGGCGCACAGATGGATGGTCTTCGTGTTGCGCAGGTTCCTGGTCAGCGGATACTGGGAGCGCGGAAGCTCCAGCAGCCACCCGCCGCTGTGGGAGTAGACCTTCTGGTTGTCATCATGGAAGACGTAGAAGGTTCCGCCGTCGGGGTCGCGCAGGCACAACCGGAGGGCCGTGAGCCAGTTGTCGCGGAAGTCCTGGCCCTCGTCCACGACAACCGCGTCGAAGCGAAGGTCCTCGCGTTGTGTGACCGCTGTGAGGAGCGCGTCCGGCAGCTCTGTGGCAAAGGTCTGCGACCCGCCGCCCGAGGGAAGACGGCTGCCCGCCTGATGAGCCATCCGGGCGCATAGTGAGTGGAAGCTGGCCACGGCGAGCGATGGGAAACCGGAGGTGAGGCGGGCGAGGTGGGCGCCCAGCGCCTCGTTGAAGCAGGTCAGCAGAACCCGTTGGCCCGCCTCCCCCAGCCGGCAGGCTTTCTCGAGAGCGAGCAGCGTTTTTCCCGTCCCCGCCCCGCCGGAGACCGCCATCTGTGGGATGTCCTCGAGCGAGCCCAGCAGTTCGTACTGCTCGCGGGTCAGCCGCTCGATCTCCCGGCCGTCCTCCCTGAGCGCTCGCGCGAGGCTGGGCCGCAGCTCGAAGTCGGCCGCCAGCAGCCTGTGCATGGCCCGCATGCCGTCAGGCCCCAGACCCCGCCCAGGATCGTCGGCCTCGCTGTCGGTCCGGCCGAGGCGGGCCTCCACCCACTCCGCGAGGTAGTTGAGGTCCTCCGCGAACGCGAACAGGAACAGCGGCATGCTTGCGCCGAGGCTCTGTCGCGGCCTGGAGCAGTCGGGAAGGACGACGCCATGGCGGGCGGTGACGAACCTTGCCCGCCAGTCGGGCTGCTCCTTGAGCTTCGCCAACAGCGCGTGCTTGCTGACGCTCGCCTGCTTCACCGGGTCCTTGATCCGGTTCGTGATCCCGAGACGGTTCTTTGAGGTCCACTCGTCGGTGTCCCCGCGCCGCGACACGGCGCCGCCCTTGACCTCGATGACCAGGAAGCCCTTGGCCGGATGTGCGACGACGAAGTCCGCCTCGCCTTCCTTCTCCTCCCCGGTCGGGGTCAGGCCCAGCCACGGGCGGGAGTAGTAGCAGTGGTAGTCGCCCGGCAGCTGGTCCCGGAGCCTCTCGAAGACGGCGACCTCCGCCTCGCGGTACGGATCCCGGCGGACTTCGTCCGGAACCCGGAAAGGGTGCATGATGGCCATGGCTCCGTCCTCACCCGCAGGCCATCAGGCCGGAGAAGAAACCGGTCTCCGGGCCTCCGGGAACGCCGACCAGCATCGCCCTGTCCAGGAACCGGTTGAACGTCTCGCAGGCCGTCTCCGGCGCGAGGACGCACGAGTGGCACGCCGCGAGGTTCAGCCCCTCGGACAGGGAGTTGAGGCCCTTCATGCACAGCGGATCCGAGGAGCACCACTCAACGGCCTTCAGCGCGGAGCGGATCAGAGCCTCCATCCGGTCGCCGCGCCCCTGCCTGACGAGGCCGCCCAGCGTGCCATCCGCGTCCGCCGTGGACGTGTAGACCAGCACTCCGCACATGCCTGGCGCCTGCGCGTCCACGTAGAGGCGCTCGCGCAGCGAGGACGTCGAGTAGCCGCACTCCAGCGACAGCTGCCGCATCAGCGCGTGGGAGAAGGTGTGGACGAGCATGTACCGCGGCGTGACCTTCGTCGGCGGCTCGGAATCCTCGCCCATCCGGGATCGCCAGTCCGCCTCGTAGCGCTGGCGGACCCCCTCGGTGCGGGCGACGACGTCCGGACCTGCTTCCCAGCGGCGCACCGCAGCCTCGTCCAGCGAGACGAAGATGCCCTCGCCCCTCACCTCGATCGCGGGCAGCCACGTCTTGGGCGCAACGCTCAGTGGAGCGACCTGCGCGGTTCCGAAATCGCCGGAGGGAGGGTGTATCCGCGTGAAGCCGTAGATGGCACGGACCTCGCGGAGCCGGACCACCTGCGTCAGGGTCCCGATCAGTCCGCGCAGACCGGCGGGCACGGGCTGGGGCCTGATCGAGAACTCGCTGCGCTCGTCGTTGGTCCGCTGGCCCGACGTGAGCTGAAGATACTCCTCGAAACGGAGGTCCGGGCGGGCGGGCGCGTTGATCAGTTCGAGCCGCTGCCGGATCTTGGCCTTCAGCTCGTCGAGCGTCATCGCCGGGCCTTCCCAGTTCGGCCACACCACCAGCTCGACGATCTTGTCCTGATCCTCGGGCGTGACCGCGCTGACGATGTTCGCCCACTGCTGGCCGAGCGCCGCCTGGAAGTCGTCCGACCACGGCGGGATGTCCAGCGATGACTCGACGGCGGGAAAATAGAGGTTCGACGCTCCGCGCTGGACGACCAGCGGTGGGTTCTGCGCGGTGCACGGCTCGGGGCCGGACGGGAGCCACGGCCGGTGGCCGGAGCACCGGACCCCCAGGTTCTTCATCGCCTCGGGCGAGAACGCGCCGTCCATCGTTCTCCGCGCGCCGCACTCGGTGCAGGACAGCACCAAGCCCTTCAGGCCAGCGCCCTCGCTCTCCAGCTTCAGGGGTTTCCGCCGCCTGCATTCGGGCCGGTGCGAGACCCAGTGGTGCCAGGGGAACTCTTCGAGATGGCCGTTCTCGCAGGCCAGGATGAAGCGCACCGGAACCACGTGCACCCTCTTGGCGGCCGTCGAGCACCTCGCACAGTAGAGGGCCGGGTCTCCCTCCTCCTCGGACCAGCTCCGCGCCTGCTGCAGCAGGCTGCACTTCGGGCAGGTCAGCCAGACCGGGAAGCGGACCCCGGGAAGGAGCGGCGGCGACTTCTCCTTGCCGTCCCTACGGCGTCCGTCGCTCCCGACCGGGGGCAGGCGGAATCCCCTGACCTTCAGCTTCTGTTCGAGGCGCGCCTCGCTCACCCGCTGCTCGTTCAGCAGCCCGGCGGGCTGGGCCCACCGGTCCCACTCCTCCAGCCCCGCGGCGACCACCGAGACGGCCGCGCCGCCGTGGCCTCCGGCGCGGAAGTCGATGATGGCACCGGGACCGTACGTCATTACCACCTGGCTCCGACGCACCTTGCCCAGCCTGTTGCCCTTCATGCCTCGTCCTCCGACTTCAGCGACTTTCTGAGAATGAATTCCACCGACGCCTCGACGCTCCGCAGGGAGTTCGGCGTGGGCCAAGCCAGTCCCGTGCCACGGTTGGAGGCCGCGAGCTCGGCCGCTTTCTCGGCGGAGAACACGAGGCTCTCGGCCCGCCGGTGGTCATGCCAGTAGAAAGGCAGGGGGCCGCGCGCACGCCACTCGTCGAGCTTGCGCTCGAGAAAGCTGCGGACAGCCTCCTCCTCCACCGGATCCGCGTTCCTGGCGCGGCTGACGATCCGCTCGACGAAGTCCTCCAGCTCCGCCTCGCATTCCTCCACGCCGACCGGTGCGTCGCGGAGCGAGGGGACAAGATGCCGCGCCATGGCCACGAGCGGCGCGTGCAGGGCGCGGTCCCGGGCGCGTGGCGCAAAGGGCGTCACGCTGGTCGCCTCGACGTCGCGGTACAGGGCCTGATGCCACGTCGCGAAGGTCTCGTAGTGGCTCCGGTCCCGCGCCTTGTTCGCGTTGTAGACCGAGACCACCAGCCCCGCCACGCGACCGCGGCCAACGCGGCTCGTCGCCTGGATGTACTCGGCGATGCCCTTGGGCTGGCCGTTCACCACCATCAGGCCGAGACGCGGGATGTCGACGCCCACCGAGATCATGTTGCTGGCGAGGACCACGTCCACCGCGTCCGGGCTGCCCGCCCCGGCGTTCAGGGAGGCGAGCGTTCCCGGAATCCGCGACGAATCGACCCGGCTCGTGAGCTCGGTCTGCTCGAAGGAGCCCCGCGGCGGCT
Proteins encoded in this region:
- a CDS encoding NERD domain-containing protein/DEAD/DEAH box helicase — encoded protein: MAIMHPFRVPDEVRRDPYREAEVAVFERLRDQLPGDYHCYYSRPWLGLTPTGEEKEGEADFVVAHPAKGFLVIEVKGGAVSRRGDTDEWTSKNRLGITNRIKDPVKQASVSKHALLAKLKEQPDWRARFVTARHGVVLPDCSRPRQSLGASMPLFLFAFAEDLNYLAEWVEARLGRTDSEADDPGRGLGPDGMRAMHRLLAADFELRPSLARALREDGREIERLTREQYELLGSLEDIPQMAVSGGAGTGKTLLALEKACRLGEAGQRVLLTCFNEALGAHLARLTSGFPSLAVASFHSLCARMAHQAGSRLPSGGGSQTFATELPDALLTAVTQREDLRFDAVVVDEGQDFRDNWLTALRLCLRDPDGGTFYVFHDDNQKVYSHSGGWLLELPRSQYPLTRNLRNTKTIHLCAKPWYKGRATRSAGPDGMPVEWVEVKRREDVPARVRSALADLAGRQRIPPAQIAVLTAARTDGHPLCSGGTIGGLRCGPAGGDPDDGVVFDTVRRFKGLDRPVIMLCDVEELTEPELIYVALSRPSVLLMVFGTAPALARLRDGPGNG
- the drmB gene encoding DUF1998 domain-containing protein, whose translation is MKGNRLGKVRRSQVVMTYGPGAIIDFRAGGHGGAAVSVVAAGLEEWDRWAQPAGLLNEQRVSEARLEQKLKVRGFRLPPVGSDGRRRDGKEKSPPLLPGVRFPVWLTCPKCSLLQQARSWSEEEGDPALYCARCSTAAKRVHVVPVRFILACENGHLEEFPWHHWVSHRPECRRRKPLKLESEGAGLKGLVLSCTECGARRTMDGAFSPEAMKNLGVRCSGHRPWLPSGPEPCTAQNPPLVVQRGASNLYFPAVESSLDIPPWSDDFQAALGQQWANIVSAVTPEDQDKIVELVVWPNWEGPAMTLDELKAKIRQRLELINAPARPDLRFEEYLQLTSGQRTNDERSEFSIRPQPVPAGLRGLIGTLTQVVRLREVRAIYGFTRIHPPSGDFGTAQVAPLSVAPKTWLPAIEVRGEGIFVSLDEAAVRRWEAGPDVVARTEGVRQRYEADWRSRMGEDSEPPTKVTPRYMLVHTFSHALMRQLSLECGYSTSSLRERLYVDAQAPGMCGVLVYTSTADADGTLGGLVRQGRGDRMEALIRSALKAVEWCSSDPLCMKGLNSLSEGLNLAACHSCVLAPETACETFNRFLDRAMLVGVPGGPETGFFSGLMACG
- a CDS encoding DarT ssDNA thymidine ADP-ribosyltransferase family protein, translated to MERGIPWLAHFTNIQNLEGIVEHGLLSRVELDERGLKAIGTDHWRLDGDMGASSLSVSGIAYAMLDRKRRDYPRAVWAVIFFQPSVLWTHNCRFCFRNAAHKDLTGNSKFRGGPWGFDTMFEDKAPTAFFEGGSYRTEKGIAPHVPTRSDAEVQVRERIAPQLIMGVCVHRAYLAVGMQALMDRLNREDGGDRNVLVEEF